AAAGAAGAATCAGTTCCTGGAAATGTTCGTCACCGCTACCGAGGCGGAGTATGAAGCGCTGGAGGATAGCATGACGCCGGAGATGGAAGCGCTCATCTCGCAGGTCGGAACGCTGGTGGACAAGGGCGGGATGAAGTATACGACGTACATCGAGAAGTTCTGACATGGTCGTGCGCCGCCCGGTCGACCCCATCGCGCGGTTCATGCAAGAGCACGATGTGACGCTGATGCACCTCTCTTCGCTGAACCGGGCGACACGCGCTCTCGTGGAGCATGGCTACTCGAAGGAGACGGCCGTTCGCGTCCGCGACGCGGTCGGCTTTCTGGCGGATGAGGTCGACGTGCATAACAGACATGAAGAAGAGGCGCTCTTTCCGGTGCTGGAGCGCTACGTGGAAGGACCGACGGATGTGATGCGGGAAGAGCATCGCGCCCTCAAGCGCGAATTGAAGAAGCTCAGGGGCGCAGTGAAGAAGCTCGGCGCCGGACGTCCCCGCGCGGCAACGCTCAAGGCCGTCCGGACGCATGCCCAGACCGTGATACAGAAGTTCGTCAACCACATCCACAAAGAAAATAACATATTGTTCCCGCTCGTCCAGAAGTTCCTGACGCGGGATGCGCTACGCGAGATAGCGCGCCGGCTGGTGTGAGCCGCAGTCCGCAACTACCCACATTCCACCCCGGGACCATCTATGAGCCGGAACCTCTCCTCCTCCCAGTTCATTGCACTGCTTGACGCGGTATTCCAATGCGGCCCGCGGGAACGTGGGCTCACATTCATGGTGGATCTCCCGGGCGACCGCCTGCACGACAGCTCCGCATGGATGGACCGCCGCAGGATCGCCACGGAGTGGTACCTGACGCTCCAGGATAGCTGGGATGCGATGCCGTTCGAGAAGTTGACCTTCTGCGCGTATCCGAATGTCGGGACGAACAACGGCGACCTCCCGCAGGAGATTCTCCTTGTCGAACAGGTGAACCGCCACGGGACCATCGCCTCGGGCCTCGACACGACCCTCGAAGAAGTACTGAATGACTCCAGTATCGTTCTCGCGCCGACAGAACTCTCCTCCACCGCCCCCCTGAAGGTGCTGGCGCGGCGTCTCGGTTTCCGTGGCGCTACGATGCCCGGCTTCTCCCGCGCGATGATCCCTGCACTGGGTTTGAACTATGAGAGCGTGAACCGCCGGGTGCTCCAGATCCAGGAACGAATGAACCGGGCGAGCGGCGCGAATGTTATGCTTGGCGTGGGTGACGACGCGCTCTTCCCGCTCCACATCGACCTGCGGTTCCGCAATGGCCATGCGAGCGGCGGGCTGATCCGCCAGCCCGGCAGTGTCGCAAATCTCCCCTCCGGGGAGGCATACATCGTGCCTTACGAAGGCGAGGAGCCGGGCGAGCGCAGCCAGACCACAGGTGTCCTTCCTGTCCAATTCGGAAGCGAAGTGGTCCGCTTCCGGATCAAGGAGAACAAGGCGGTTGAGGTCCTGAGCGAAGGACCGGCTGCCGAGAAGCAGGCGCGACTCCTGGCAGGGGAGCCCGCCTATGGGAATATCGCGGAACTCGGTGTGGGGGTCCTGAGCGAGTGGGGCGTGAAACCCGTTGGGAGCACGCTCCTCGACGAGAAACTGGGGCTCCATATTGCCTTTGGGCGCAGCGAACATTTCGGGGGCCAGACGGGACCGGCACAGTTCTCGGCGCCGGACAAGGTCGTGCATATCGATTGGGTCTATGTCCCCGAGGTGCAGCCTTCCATTCAGGTGAGATATGTGAATTTCATCTACCCTGATGGATCAGAAGAGACCATCATCCGTGATGGACGGCTCATGGTCGGTAAGCTCTAGAACGATGATTCAATGGACGCTG
Above is a window of Ignavibacteriota bacterium DNA encoding:
- a CDS encoding hemerythrin domain-containing protein, with protein sequence MVVRRPVDPIARFMQEHDVTLMHLSSLNRATRALVEHGYSKETAVRVRDAVGFLADEVDVHNRHEEEALFPVLERYVEGPTDVMREEHRALKRELKKLRGAVKKLGAGRPRAATLKAVRTHAQTVIQKFVNHIHKENNILFPLVQKFLTRDALREIARRLV